ACGTCGCCGATCCAGGTCATATACTGGAGATAGAGAGGCTTGTCGAGTCCGAGGCTCTTGCGCGCGCCCTCAAGTTCTTCCTCGGTAAGGATGTGCAGCCCCTCTCCCTCGCCGTAAATCGCCTGAAGCGGGTCGCCTGGCAGCACCCGCATCGCAATAAAGATGAGCGCAGTTACGCCGAACAGCGTGGGAATAGCCAGCAGAAGGCGCTGGTAGAGATACTTACGCATTGCTTGAGCCGATTCCCTCAATCTTCCCGTGCGATGACCGCTCATCGTAGCGAATGTGTGAGCTACTGAAGCGAGGTCGCATGACTTTCAGGCAAAGTCGGATGATGCTCGCTCGGACTCTTGGGGTGAAACGTTTTGAGGATTTCCCCCTCTCCACAGATACAGGAGAGGGGGATAAGTTTGAAATTAACGCCGGTCTCAATGTGGCTACCTGTCAAGCCAGACGGTGTCGAGGCGCTCCCAGAGCACGTGCAACCTAGTCTCCATCGACATGCCTTTTACGTCCTTGCTCCACGCCGGGGAGTGGCCGCAGAAGCCAATGTGATAGAAGGGTGGGTTCTCGTCTAGGATGTCCATGCCCTCATTGAATAGTTCCGCGCGGGCGAACGGGTCAAGCTCTCCGGCGAGCTGGTCCAGCACCGCGTCAAATTCAGGATTGGCGTAGCGCGACCAGTTTTGCGAGCCACCCGTCCTCAGATAGATATTCCACATTGGGAACGGATCAAGTATCTGACCGGCATAGTCGCCATTCCTGAACATGTCGAAATTGCCGTCGTGCAGTATCTCGCTCTGGAGCGCGCGCTCGACCAGCTTGATGTCCGCCCGAATGTTCAGCGTCTTCCTCAACTCGTCCACAAACAGCGGCACGGCAACCTCAGCGGTTGTTGGCAGGTTCCATGTTGTGATCGTCATCTCGAATCCGTCCGGGTAGCCGGCTTCTGCCAGAAGACGCTTCGCCTCGGCGATGTCCTCTTCCTTCTCTGCTCGGTAGCCCGGCATCTGGAGTATTGCGTTGGGGTCGGTGGAGAATGGGCTCGGCTTTGGGATCCAGCGGGTTACGAACGTGGGCTCCCAGACAGGCGTGTACCCGTCGATCTGCGTCTGACGGCTGACCGCAAGATGTATCGCTCGGCGTACTCTGGGGTCATCAAACGGCGCCCTCTCGTTGTTTATGGCGAAGTTGTGTGAATTCAAGCAGTCGTATGTTACGGCTCCGATGTCCTGTCTGCGCTTCGCCTCAGCGTGCGTGTCAGGCGATATGTTCCAAGAGAAGTCAGCCTGCCCGGTCAGCACAGCGGCGCCCCTGTCAGGCCAGGTCGGTACGTGTAGCATCGTCAGCCCATCGAGGTAGGGTAGCTCAGGATTCCAATAGTCCGGATTCGCTTCAAACTCCCACTTCTCTCCTGGTATGTGATTTACGAACCTGAAGACTCCCGTACCTGGCGCGACTTCTATCTTGCGCAGGTCGTAGTTGTTCTCTTCCAGCGACTTCTTGGAGTACACCAGCAATGGGGAACTCGTCAGCAGCTCCACGAAGTAGGGAGTGGGAGCGTTCAAGTTGAACGTAGCCGTGTAGTCGTCAATCTTCTCCACTGAATCGATCATGGGCAGCAGATCCTTGCTCCGGCTGGAAACTCCGGCTGGAGGATCGATGATGCGTGTGAAGTTAGCAACCACATCGTCTGCGCTGAACGGAGTGCCGTCACTATAGGTGACGCCTTCCCTTAGGTTGAACGTATAACCCATCCCGTCAGGAGCAGCCTCCCACGACACTGCAAGGTCGGGCGCGATGGTGCGGAGTCCGTCCGCAAGGTTCTTGGTTACGACCTTGTTGTACAGATGTCCAAGAACGTGCGCTCCAGCGCCCTGCTGCACATCGAAGTTCGTCATTGTCACGCCAAAGGCGGTCTTCATGTTTCCGCCTCGCTTAGGGTTCGGCTCAGGAGCGCGCATTATGTACGCCGCTTCCTGCGCCTGCCGAACTGGTGTGGCTACGACAACAACCTCGACCTCTTTGACAACTTCTTTGATGACCTCCGTCTCTATTTCCTTCACTACCTCGACTTCCACTTCCTTAACGACTTCGACCTCCTTCACCACCTCCCTATCAACCGGGACTTCAACAACCTTTTCTACAATCTGTGGCTCGGCAGAACCACAAGCAACGATTACCATACCTATGATGATTACAATGAAAAAGAGAATGGACGCCGAAAGCCGAGTCATTTGCTCCTCCCAACATGGCAAATAAGAGGCATTGACGCTCGATGCTGAGTCGTCAGAGCTTGCTCGGTCTGCAAACCTGCGGTGATATTACAACTGACATTGTGTTATGTCAAATTACTCAAGGCTAGGCATTTTGTTCATTCCCCCTTAGATAGGCAGACAGGGATATGTAAAAATCCAAAGTATCCGTAAATGTGGGATCAAAGTCCCTTCCCCCAACGTAGGCAGGCTAAAATGAGGGTGAAATCGCAAATCTAGGCGCGATTATTCTCAACACCTATCCCTGTCAGCCCTTGCAGGGGAAGGCTATACTTGCTCTTGCGAAGGCAGAGAATGGGAGTGAAACCTGCATCAAGAGTAATCATGAATTTGACACCAGCATCTATGGGCAAACCTGTCATCTGAAATCCCTTGAAATTGCCCCACAAGAATATGTTGACTACACCCACAAACACCAATATCTTGCGAATCATCTCGGCCCGTCATCATCTCACGCTCCTTGCCACAATCGTTAGCGCCTTATGAGATTTGAACCACCACAACCCACAGATTCACTCAGGCGCAGGCGTCGTCGGCTTCTGCCCTTCGTCTTGCTCGCCTTCGCTGCGCTAATCATCTTGGTAGCGTCCGTCAGCGCCTACAACTACTTCGACATATCGATTCTGACCAGCCATCCCTCATCGACGGCTACTCATACCGAAACTGTCACGCCTCCTTTCACAGCGCCTCCGTCCGGCGAAATCGTATGGAGTTACGATGCCGGCGAGACGATTGCTGTGCCACCAGTTGCGCAAGGGAACTCGGTGTTCATCACCGCAGGACTGCAATCAGAGTCAGGGCGAGTAGTGGCGCTTGATGCCGCCACCGGACAGCCTCGTTGGATTTATCGACTTCACGGGCTTTCGGACTATCCCGTTACTGTCGCCGGAGACCTTCTATACACGAGCACAAGAGACGGCCGCCTGATCGTTCTAAATCACCGCACCGGAAAGGAAACTTGGTCATATAAGACTGAGGATATCCTACACGGCAGCCCCGCTGTGCAGAACGGGCGTCTGTTCCTAGCCTCAGGTCAAATTCACGCGCTGGACGCGCTCACCGGCCGAAGCCTATGGACTCACGAACCGGAAGGTGGCAAGGCAATCGGTCCGGTAGCTAATTCCGAGGGTATCGTCGCAGTCCTGAGCGCCGGGAATCACCTCAACCTGATCAACTCGGTGAAAGGCAAGCGCCGCCTCACGAAAAGGCTCTGGTTTGGGGGCATCGGTACGCCCGTCATATTAGGCGATAAGGTTTACTTGTCAGGTGATCGAGGCAGCGTCCAAGCTGTCGAGCTGCAGGCGCGCGACATCGCCATGGAAAAGGCGCTCCGCTTCTGGTGGACTAAGCTCTGGCTCTACAAGGCCGCGCCTCGCCCACCCGACCCGGTCGGCTATGCGTGGCATCACAGGGGTATCGGCGGCATCTCCGCCCGAATAGTTACACACGACGAGTCTAAGCTGTTTCTTGTCGCGAGGCACCCCGACCACAGCGCAACAGTCGTTGCCATGCAAGCACAGTCAGGCGAAGTTCTCTGGCGCTTCAATTCCGGTACCTTCATTGCAGGAGGAGTCGTAGGGGTGGGTGAGACCCTTGTATTCTGTACGCAAGCAGGCGAGATGTACGCTCTGGATGCCGCATCTGGAGAGATTGTATGGCAGCTCGACTTGGGCTTCCCTGTCAATGCAATCAATGTCATATCGAGCGATTCGCTGATCGTAACTTCTCAGTCTGGGAGGCTTCACCTGGTCCGCTGATGCGGCAGCCAGCGGTCTTGGTGGCATGAAGTGGAGAGCAAAGACCTATGTCGCCGCCCGTCCCCGCCGCAGTGCCCGCCCCGGCAGCGCGCCCGTATTCTCACCTTGTTCTATGACCACCTGACAGTTGACTATTGCAAAAATTCGATACCGACAGGATAGTGATGTGAGCCCTCCCGCGTCGCATGCGTCTCTACCGTGTCAGGATTGAACACCACGACATTGACTTTGACACGTCTCGAAGAATACCCCGGACCGGAATCCCAAGACTTTGCGCTGCGAACAAAGTCATCTTTAGTATTGCCTCTGGCAGCCGCAGGTGCCTCTTCGAGCTGCTAAACCGAGCAGCGCCAAGTCGTAATCCATCTCCGCTCACCGTAAGTACATCGCGCCGTCCGTATAGCAATCATCTCTCACAGTGCCATCAGGGCAGCGGAACTGGACGCACCCACGGAGCAACTCAACTCTGACCCGTCCATAATGCTGGACATCTATTCCTCGCGCTGAAACATTCCTACAACGGTTCCGGTGCTGACCGTGTAGCCATTATAGAGTGAAGGCCAGTCCGGCAAGAATACCACAAGTATGCTGCGCTGGAGGATGACAGGCGCGCGCAGTCCATGCACCAGGGGGAACAGCCACCCGCTATTCAACGCGCGGCTCGGGAGTTGCAATTCGAGCTGACGAACAGTTCAGGTTGCTGGCAATCAGAGCGAAAACCGGCATAGACGATGGTCATAAGAATCCAGGCAGCAGACGGTGCCGGCAGCCGCTCAACACTCTATACTGCAGACGGCCCGCTGAGCGAGGACAGAGTCGTCGCCATTTGCTCTGCTCTGGTATCAAGGGCGCGATGATGATGGACCACGACACAACAACTATAAGTAATCTGTGCCATACTCGCATGTGGACTGCGAAATGTTCGCACGATATATAGCATTTATCAATTGCCTTAACTCGCACAGGTTGATAGGCTCTGATGCTAGGAAATGTTGACTGAAAGCCCTATTCACGTATTGCTCGGATCGCAAAGCCGTGCTTCGCCAAAAGCTTATGCCATACAATGAGCATCTTGTACGCTTTTAGGGCTATATGGACTAAAGGGTCTGCGTGAAACAGACTACTTGTCGCGACACCGTTGTGACAAGGGAGGCTTCTGTGGAGAGAATAGCAGCTAGTTTCTACGGTAGCTCCCTTAAAGGGGAGGACGAGAGTTGTCGGGGAGCTGAATTGCGGGAGCGTCAGCTCCCCTATTAAGAGCGGGACTATAATGTATAGATCCCTGACCTTCGGCACCATAATCGTCGTGGGGCTGCTTGTGACAGGCATCATCGGTGTACTTCTCAAGTAGAATAAAGCTCCACGAATGAACGCACCCACGATTCCCACGGAGCCGCTGCACCTGATGCGTATCAACGAAAACATCCGCTACGAGCCTGAAGAAAGACCACCGCACCTGCTCTCAGCCGGACTCGGCTTTCAGGCGACTCTAACACTCCTGCCGCCCATAGTCGTCATAGTCGCCATAATTGTCCGTTCCGCGGGCCAGTCTGCAAGCTACCTAACGTGGGCCGTTTTCTCAGCCATGGTCATCAGCGGCGCGATTACCGTCCTACAATCCATGCGGGTGGGGCGCTTCGGCTCTGGCAATATGCTCTTCATGGGCACATCCAGCACATTCCTCATCGTCTGTGTGCTCGCGCTGGAAAGCGGCGGCCCTGCGCTGATGGCGACTCTCATCGTCCTTTCGTCCGTCTTCTACTTTCTTCTTGCATGGCGGCTCTCGCTGCTTCGCCGCGTCATAACCCCGCTCGTTTCCGGTGTCGTCATCATGCTGCTCTCGGCTATGGCGGCGCCGATCGTCTTCGACATGATTGGCAAAGTTCCCGAAAACACCCCTTCCATGGCTGCTCCCATCGTCGCCGCAGTAACATTTGCCGTAGTCCTGCCCATCTCACTCCGCGCTCCCCTCGCATGGCAGCTCTGGGCACCGTTCATCGGAGTAGCCGCAGGTTGCGTTGTTTCGTCCCTCTTTGGCCTCTACGACTTCCAGAGTGTCGCCGAAGCCTCATGGGTCGGCATCCCGACGCTCGCATGGCCAGGATTCGACATTAGCTTTAACGCCGGCACCTGGGCGCTTTTGGCAACATTCATGCTCGTCGCCATCGTCAGCTCCATGGAAACCATCGGTGATGGCGTCGCCGTCCAGGAAGTTTCTCGCCGTCGGGCGCGCGCGACCGACTTCCGCGTAATACAGGGAGCGCTCAACGCCGACGGACTTGGCAACCTGCTCTCCGGCATCGCTGGAACCGTGCCCAACACGACCTACTCCTCCAGCATCCCGCTAATAGCCCTAACCGGCGTGGCAGCCCGGCGTGTAGGCATCTACGCGGGAATAATCCTCGTCATAGCCGCATTCCTCCCAAAGATCGCCGCGGCCCTCCTCGCGATACCGGGTCCAGTTGTGGGCGCGTACCTCACAGTTCTCATCGGCCTCGTATTCGTGGAAGGGCTGAGAGCCGTATTCAAGGAAGGCATCAACCAACAGAAAGCGTTGATTCTCGGCGTATCATTCTGGGTAGGGCTGGGCTTTGAGTACAGATTTATACTGCCCGACCTGCTCTCAGGCGCTTGGGAAACTCTGCTCGGCAACGGCATGGTCGTCGGCGGTGCAATCGCCATTATCCTCACCGCGTTAGTCGGAATCACGCGCAACCGCCCGATACGAATAAGAACCGACCTGGATTACGCTTCGTTGCCGCAAATTAACGAATTCCTGCGCGGATTCGCGCTCCGTGCCGGATGGGATGAACACTCGACGGAACGGCTGTGCT
This genomic stretch from Chloroflexota bacterium harbors:
- a CDS encoding ABC transporter substrate-binding protein, whose protein sequence is MTRLSASILFFIVIIIGMVIVACGSAEPQIVEKVVEVPVDREVVKEVEVVKEVEVEVVKEIETEVIKEVVKEVEVVVVATPVRQAQEAAYIMRAPEPNPKRGGNMKTAFGVTMTNFDVQQGAGAHVLGHLYNKVVTKNLADGLRTIAPDLAVSWEAAPDGMGYTFNLREGVTYSDGTPFSADDVVANFTRIIDPPAGVSSRSKDLLPMIDSVEKIDDYTATFNLNAPTPYFVELLTSSPLLVYSKKSLEENNYDLRKIEVAPGTGVFRFVNHIPGEKWEFEANPDYWNPELPYLDGLTMLHVPTWPDRGAAVLTGQADFSWNISPDTHAEAKRRQDIGAVTYDCLNSHNFAINNERAPFDDPRVRRAIHLAVSRQTQIDGYTPVWEPTFVTRWIPKPSPFSTDPNAILQMPGYRAEKEEDIAEAKRLLAEAGYPDGFEMTITTWNLPTTAEVAVPLFVDELRKTLNIRADIKLVERALQSEILHDGNFDMFRNGDYAGQILDPFPMWNIYLRTGGSQNWSRYANPEFDAVLDQLAGELDPFARAELFNEGMDILDENPPFYHIGFCGHSPAWSKDVKGMSMETRLHVLWERLDTVWLDR
- a CDS encoding PQQ-binding-like beta-propeller repeat protein, producing the protein MRFEPPQPTDSLRRRRRRLLPFVLLAFAALIILVASVSAYNYFDISILTSHPSSTATHTETVTPPFTAPPSGEIVWSYDAGETIAVPPVAQGNSVFITAGLQSESGRVVALDAATGQPRWIYRLHGLSDYPVTVAGDLLYTSTRDGRLIVLNHRTGKETWSYKTEDILHGSPAVQNGRLFLASGQIHALDALTGRSLWTHEPEGGKAIGPVANSEGIVAVLSAGNHLNLINSVKGKRRLTKRLWFGGIGTPVILGDKVYLSGDRGSVQAVELQARDIAMEKALRFWWTKLWLYKAAPRPPDPVGYAWHHRGIGGISARIVTHDESKLFLVARHPDHSATVVAMQAQSGEVLWRFNSGTFIAGGVVGVGETLVFCTQAGEMYALDAASGEIVWQLDLGFPVNAINVISSDSLIVTSQSGRLHLVR